A genomic segment from Colletotrichum higginsianum IMI 349063 chromosome 5, whole genome shotgun sequence encodes:
- a CDS encoding WW-domain ligand protein has translation MAEVTTATRNFVQQQQQQYHKQPLMQRTNNGLFACGHGPVAGSLIESGWGKAPQEEVGGMLDTFSTSAPPSSSLLGPKMATLAAVVAQGHCSQPWPNAELIRPDLGSWAAAILTSKAHVAGTSIHTCESLLRRSSQTLTRTQGTEAKLPTELDNLCKIPKTLAAITIQRCPQNVGRDATQRCATTVESYSIYLDLTLTLPALSASFPPSASVALFFARLDLYQTAAAALTTTTTTTTTTTTRRRRRRLRRCPERDALFPQSTSPVPVSIARDPPHHKHPDLRSFSASPAATDHAHSYATLNSLRRTRKLCAAAARRPKCQ, from the exons ATGGCTGAAGTTACGACTGCTACTCGCAACTTtgtgcagcagcagcagcagcagta CCACAAACAGCCATTGATGCAGCGTACGAACAACGGCCTCTTCGCTTGTGGGCATGGTCCCGTCGCTGGATCCTTGATCGAGTCTGGCTGGGGCAAGGCTCCCCAGGAAGAGGTAGGGGGCATGTTGGACACCTTTTCCACATCTGCGCCGCCTAGCAG TTCCCTTCTTGGTCCCAAGATGGCTACATTGGCTGCAGTAGTAGCACAGGGCCACTGCAGCCAACCCTGGCCAAACGCCGAGCTCATTCGTCCAGACTTGGGGTCCTGGGCTGCAGCAATTCTGACCAGCAAGGCCCATGTCGCTGGCACCTCAATCCACACCTGCGAGTCGCTAC TTCGACGCAGCAGTCAGACACTCACCCGCACGCAAGGTACCGAAGCGAAGCTACCAACAGAGCTGGACAACTTGTGCAAGATACCCAAGACCTTGGCGGCAATCACAATTCAAAGGTGCCCGCAAAACGTAGGACGcgacgcaacgcaacgctGTGCGACAACAGTTGAGAG CTATTCTATCTACCTTGACCTGACCCTAACGCTACCAGCTCTGTCTGCatccttccccccttccgcCAGCGTCGCTCTCTTCTTTGCCCGTCTCGACCTCTATcagacagcagcagccgccctcaccacaaccacaaccacaaccaccaccaccaccacccgccgacgccgacgccgcctccgccgctgCCCAGAACGCGACGCCCTTTTCCCTCAAAGTACCTCCCCTGTGCCTGTGTCCATTGCCAGGGATCCACCCCACCACAAGCATCCAGATCTCCGAAGCTTCTCTGCAAGCCCTGCCGCTACCGACCACGCCCACTCCTACGCAACCCTCAACTCGCTGAGACGAACTAGGAAGCTCTGCGCTGCAGCTGCTCGCCGTCCAAAATGTCAATAA
- a CDS encoding WW-domain ligand protein: MTDQYLQEQHALTIARTVQRERQLAQARLDSDHGDSWVMITQAGEINPLPHEHIRHRSNAKVSLELSVPKSLQQGRTPFTRKSDNGTAYITTQRVIYIPAKPTPEFKSFHAPILNCADSYVGSPFFGAWFWSATVVPVAGGGVPADIPRVEVKLSFKEGGHSEFRQRFEELKERLEHVRRLQQETGQSVNIPDEPLPAYEATEGGGPPSSASSQPQPQQQQQQQQQQTQREQEQSVGRTVSSGSQTRRPDEPPPDYEEAQAQTLSMRLEDHVREESDRA; this comes from the exons ATGACGGACCAATATCTGCAAGAGCAGCATGCCCTTACCATTGCCCGCACCGTCCAGAGAGAACGCCAGCTCGCCCAGGCCCGTTTAGATTCTGACCATGGCGACAGTTGGGTCATGATTACCCAGGCTGGTGAAATCAACCCTTTGCCTCACGAACACATCAGACACAGGTCCAACGCCAAAGTCAGCCTCGAACTGTCGGTCCCCAAGTCGCTACAGCAAGGGAGGACGCCGTTTACACGCAAGAGTGATAATGGCACAGCATACATCACAACACAACGG GTCATATACATTCCTGCAAAACCAACCCCCGAGTTCAAATCGTTTCATGCGCCCATTTTGAACTGCGCCGACTCGTACGTGGGCTCACCATTCTTCGGCGCATGGTTTTGGTCCGCCACCGTTGTACCGGTTGCTGGAGGCGGCGTGCCTGCCGACATACCGAGGGTTGAGGTGAAGCTAAGTTTCAAGGAAGGCGGCCACAGCGAGTTCAGGCAGCGGTTCGAGGAGTTGAAGGAACGACTCGAGCACGTCAGACGTCTACAGCAGGAGACGGGACAGTCCGTCAACATCCCGGACGAGCCGCTGCCGGCATACGAGGCGACTGAAGGCGGAGGACCTCCTAGCAGTGCTTCTtcacaaccacaaccacagcaacagcaacagcaacagcaacagcaaacCCAGCGGGAACAGGAGCAATCGGTCGGCCGGACGGTCAGCTCCGGCAGTCAAACCCGGCGCCCAGACGAGCCGCCACCAGATTACGAAGAGGCGCAAGCCCAGACGCTCAGCATGCGGCTCGAAGACCACGTTCGCGAGGAGTCTGACAGAGCATAG